In a single window of the Gemmatimonadota bacterium genome:
- a CDS encoding protein kinase — protein sequence MSPLERLTAALADRYRLDRELGQGGMATVYLAHDLKHDRDVAIKVLHPDLGAALGSERFLSEIRTTARLQHPHILPLLDSGEADGLLYYVMPLVTGETLRARLDREQQLPINDAIVIAREVADALGYAHGLGVIHRDIKPENILLQGGHALVADFGIALAVQSAGGARMTQTGLSLGTPQYMSPEQAMGERAIDARSDIYALGAVCYEMLVGEPPFTGPSVQAIVARLITEEPRAIAAQRKAVPEQIDATVMRALEKLPADRFASAAEFIASLAGAVGTSSVTRSTRAVVAHAGPWRRISALLAVVSVAALAVAAWTLTRGSGAQAPLVFDAAMPDTAAISFAASTNTTTFGTGNTNLTLSPDGRFVVYPVARGDSTVLWHRDLRDGSGHAIPGTEGAGAPRLSPDGKWIAFVVNGKVMLIPTAGGQARRLVEELAPVTLEWISATRLMMIHNQGYLLSWVDIDAGASKSVQIPRCLYGRWLADEKLILCSQNESGSLLDPATGQQWPIRREASDTGGGALFGAAFQIIDGRYLIYLSADGDLRAAPYQPKSHLVGRSVTLATGVRRDLVGSGQLDISATGMLGYVSGSNSQIRRLMTLYEGKAPTPLPVTAAPFLRFDLSPDRRWLAAVVQATDHQELLIYDLRNGQSFKWLQSDQVRHALWSPDGKQLVTRVQRGTRAALLIGSPFATTPIDTLFAADSAVRVPDPMDFTLPDVLIANQPGSWLTFRIDISTRPIHIDTLASSAAFASVSPDGRRLVFMSGMLERVMTSSFPPGTAQTQVTVGGVEPMWLSATEVIYRLGIAWYLVRIDPVTGEVIGAPTLWGRDVLFADTPGWSNRLSHDRGVIYVQGSDPDHANSIRLVPNWVSQMKRAVDAANK from the coding sequence GTGAGTCCCCTCGAACGACTCACCGCCGCCCTCGCCGACCGCTACCGCCTCGACCGCGAACTTGGGCAGGGCGGCATGGCCACTGTCTATCTCGCGCACGATCTCAAGCACGATCGTGATGTCGCCATCAAGGTGCTGCATCCCGACCTGGGCGCGGCACTCGGCAGTGAGCGCTTTCTCAGCGAGATCCGCACCACAGCCCGGCTGCAGCACCCGCACATCCTGCCGCTGCTCGACTCGGGCGAAGCCGATGGACTGCTCTACTACGTGATGCCGCTCGTGACCGGCGAAACATTGCGCGCCCGACTCGACCGCGAGCAACAGCTTCCGATCAATGATGCCATCGTGATTGCCCGCGAGGTCGCCGACGCCCTCGGTTACGCCCACGGCCTCGGCGTGATCCACCGCGACATCAAACCCGAGAACATCCTGTTGCAAGGCGGCCATGCGCTTGTCGCGGACTTCGGCATCGCCCTCGCCGTGCAATCGGCCGGTGGCGCCCGAATGACCCAGACCGGCCTCTCCCTCGGCACGCCGCAGTACATGAGCCCCGAACAGGCGATGGGCGAGCGCGCCATTGATGCGCGGAGCGACATCTACGCCCTTGGCGCGGTCTGCTACGAGATGCTCGTAGGTGAGCCACCGTTCACGGGGCCGAGTGTCCAGGCCATCGTCGCGCGATTGATTACCGAAGAGCCCCGCGCGATCGCCGCGCAACGCAAGGCGGTGCCGGAACAGATCGATGCCACCGTGATGCGGGCCCTGGAGAAGCTTCCCGCCGATCGTTTCGCGAGTGCCGCAGAATTCATCGCCTCCCTCGCGGGCGCAGTGGGAACGAGCAGCGTGACGCGCTCTACCCGGGCAGTGGTCGCACACGCCGGGCCGTGGCGTCGCATCAGCGCGCTCCTCGCTGTAGTCAGTGTAGCGGCGCTCGCAGTGGCGGCGTGGACGCTGACGCGAGGGTCAGGTGCGCAGGCCCCGCTGGTTTTCGATGCCGCGATGCCCGATACGGCCGCCATCAGCTTCGCCGCGAGTACCAACACCACCACGTTCGGCACGGGGAACACCAACCTCACCCTCTCGCCCGATGGGCGATTCGTGGTGTACCCGGTGGCGCGCGGCGACTCCACCGTGCTCTGGCACCGCGATCTGCGCGATGGCTCAGGTCACGCCATCCCTGGCACCGAGGGCGCCGGCGCGCCACGTCTGTCACCCGATGGGAAATGGATCGCCTTCGTCGTGAACGGCAAGGTGATGCTCATCCCGACCGCAGGCGGTCAGGCGCGGCGGCTGGTCGAGGAACTTGCGCCGGTCACGCTGGAGTGGATCTCCGCCACGCGCCTGATGATGATCCACAACCAGGGCTACCTGCTCAGCTGGGTGGACATCGATGCCGGCGCCTCGAAGAGTGTACAGATTCCCCGCTGCCTCTACGGCCGCTGGCTCGCCGATGAGAAGCTCATCCTCTGCAGCCAGAATGAGTCGGGGTCGCTGCTCGATCCGGCCACCGGGCAGCAATGGCCGATCCGGCGAGAGGCCTCGGACACAGGCGGCGGGGCGTTGTTCGGAGCGGCATTCCAGATCATCGACGGACGCTATCTGATCTATCTCTCCGCCGATGGCGACCTGCGTGCGGCGCCATACCAGCCGAAGAGCCACCTCGTGGGTCGATCGGTCACGCTCGCGACGGGAGTGCGCCGCGATCTCGTCGGTTCGGGTCAGCTCGATATCAGCGCTACGGGGATGCTGGGATATGTCTCCGGGAGCAACTCGCAGATCCGTCGGTTGATGACACTCTACGAAGGGAAGGCGCCGACGCCGCTTCCGGTGACCGCCGCGCCATTCCTCCGATTCGACCTGAGTCCCGATCGACGCTGGCTCGCCGCAGTGGTCCAGGCCACCGATCACCAGGAACTCCTGATCTACGACCTCCGCAATGGTCAGTCGTTCAAGTGGCTGCAGAGCGACCAGGTCCGGCACGCCCTCTGGAGCCCCGACGGCAAGCAACTGGTGACCCGGGTCCAGCGGGGGACTCGCGCCGCCCTGCTCATCGGCTCGCCATTCGCGACCACACCGATTGATACCCTCTTCGCTGCGGATAGCGCGGTTCGAGTCCCTGATCCCATGGACTTCACGCTCCCTGACGTGCTGATCGCGAACCAGCCAGGCAGCTGGCTCACCTTCCGGATCGATATCTCGACCCGTCCGATCCATATCGATACCCTCGCGAGCAGTGCGGCATTCGCGAGCGTCTCGCCCGATGGGCGCAGGCTGGTGTTCATGTCGGGAATGCTCGAGCGGGTGATGACCTCCTCCTTTCCGCCCGGCACGGCGCAGACGCAGGTCACCGTTGGCGGTGTCGAGCCGATGTGGCTCTCGGCCACCGAAGTGATCTATCGTCTGGGGATCGCCTGGTATCTGGTGCGCATCGATCCAGTCACCGGCGAAGTGATCGGAGCACCGACACTCTGGGGGCGTGATGTCCTCTTTGCCGATACCCCTGGCTGGTCCAACCGACTTTCACACGACCGCGGCGTCATCTATGTGCAGGGAAGCGATCCCGATCACGCCAACTCCATCCGCCTGGTCCCCAACTGGGTCTCGCAGATGAAGCGCGCGGTGGACGCGGCAAACAAGTGA